One genomic window of Halobellus limi includes the following:
- a CDS encoding HalOD1 output domain-containing protein: protein MCDDTDQIGDSDTVDQPANTDARSTTVRHNWEQSTLPSVAIVEAVAAATDRATTDLPPLQETVDSGALDTLLDGQSPPVTVSFRYAGTGVSVSGDGSIEVRVDGRFLGTDDG, encoded by the coding sequence ATGTGTGACGACACAGATCAGATCGGTGACTCAGACACAGTAGACCAGCCTGCAAACACAGATGCGAGGTCCACGACGGTCCGCCACAACTGGGAGCAATCGACCCTGCCCAGTGTGGCGATCGTCGAAGCAGTTGCTGCGGCCACTGACCGGGCGACGACCGATCTGCCACCTCTGCAGGAGACTGTCGATTCGGGGGCGCTCGATACGCTGCTCGATGGACAGTCACCGCCGGTAACAGTCTCGTTTCGGTACGCCGGCACCGGCGTCTCGGTGAGCGGGGACGGCAGCATCGAAGTCCGAGTCGACGGAAGGTTCCTGGGGACAGACGACGGGTAG
- a CDS encoding TrmB family transcriptional regulator produces the protein MSGDPSDHARSTAVKQLEELGLSTYAARTFVALVGLGEGTAQDVSEAADVPRTRVYDAADELRERGLVDVKQSSPRRYWAISTETTARHFEQEYNHRVAALTDALDTLASSNRTTEQQGVWTVTGRETVTERVVEFVSTADDEIVYMTVEELLTEEIVRSLAAASDRGASIRLAEMSQPAEDRLEQEVPDAQLFESLWDWSDTPAGRLLMVDREKTLVSVLVDGDGQHPPEPRDETAIWGTGPTNSLVVVLKALFTWQLDSNRE, from the coding sequence ATGTCCGGTGACCCATCCGACCACGCACGGTCCACGGCCGTCAAACAACTCGAAGAACTCGGGCTCAGTACCTACGCCGCCCGGACGTTCGTCGCACTCGTGGGCCTCGGTGAGGGAACGGCTCAGGACGTGAGCGAAGCCGCCGACGTCCCCCGAACCCGCGTCTACGACGCGGCCGACGAACTCCGAGAGCGCGGCCTCGTCGACGTCAAACAGTCGAGTCCACGGCGATATTGGGCGATCTCGACGGAGACGACCGCCCGTCACTTCGAGCAGGAGTACAACCACCGCGTGGCCGCCCTGACAGACGCCCTGGATACGCTCGCATCATCGAACCGGACGACCGAACAGCAGGGCGTCTGGACGGTCACCGGCCGAGAAACCGTGACCGAACGCGTCGTGGAGTTCGTCTCGACCGCTGACGACGAGATCGTCTACATGACCGTCGAGGAGCTACTGACCGAGGAGATCGTCCGAAGCTTAGCCGCCGCCAGCGACCGCGGAGCGTCGATCCGGCTCGCAGAGATGTCTCAACCGGCCGAGGATCGGCTCGAACAGGAGGTCCCCGACGCGCAACTGTTCGAGTCGCTGTGGGACTGGTCGGATACGCCCGCCGGTCGCCTCCTTATGGTGGACCGAGAGAAGACGCTCGTGAGTGTCCTCGTCGACGGTGACGGTCAACACCCGCCCGAGCCGCGCGACGAAACGGCCATCTGGGGAACGGGGCCCACGAACAGCCTGGTCGTCGTCCTGAAAGCGCTGTTCACGTGGCAACTCGACAGTAACCGCGAATAG